In Halapricum desulfuricans, a single window of DNA contains:
- a CDS encoding DUF5827 family protein, producing the protein MPRDRAEFDDLRPLEFREPREVLDPEKMYTIYEVARLLQGVEPDAELDVETENVLLDWAIPWMLKYSSEFVFAEPADDAEPGHYGLAEA; encoded by the coding sequence ATGCCCAGAGACCGAGCCGAATTCGACGATCTGCGACCGCTTGAGTTCCGCGAACCGCGCGAGGTGCTCGATCCCGAGAAGATGTACACGATCTACGAGGTCGCCCGCCTCCTGCAGGGCGTCGAGCCCGACGCCGAACTGGACGTCGAGACCGAGAACGTCCTGCTTGACTGGGCGATCCCGTGGATGCTGAAGTACAGCTCGGAGTTCGTCTTCGCCGAACCGGCCGACGACGCCGAACCCGGCCACTACGGGCTCGCCGAAGCATGA
- a CDS encoding outer membrane protein assembly factor BamB family protein, with amino-acid sequence MDDPVERGSTRLERRAYLSGLGAAATVGLAGCATLSASPPAYDRTQATFDPPERSYDETYSGGDVTMFRRGVRRLGYYPDAAVPDDPTVEWSHPINAVGHTAAKSSPRPTPDGEGIVVASDTGRMYGFDLDGERRWTAQTGATYLGIHGTPTIVEGTAIVGGYDGSMYAVDVETGDRVWRLSRSALDLSIAIGSSPAYWDGVLYFQTEHKHPASGRLWAVDAETGEPLWTDDRDIGGMPHPSPAIDPATERLVAGSNDGIVYAWAFPSLSFEWSFETGGEVKGTPPVYEGKTYVGSWDDSIYCLDLLDGTERWSFETDGIVMSNPGVDPERGVVYVGSGDGRVYALDAATGERRWSTGVGGTVLGSLTVTPGAILVGSYDTNLYALDPETGAIRWRVPNRGHVTSEPVPHDGRIYYAERADLRDYWNDDRETELVENGHVYCLGPGE; translated from the coding sequence ATGGACGACCCCGTCGAGCGAGGATCGACCCGACTGGAGCGACGGGCCTATCTCTCGGGACTCGGGGCAGCCGCAACGGTCGGACTCGCCGGCTGTGCCACGCTCTCGGCGTCGCCGCCGGCCTACGACCGCACGCAGGCGACCTTCGATCCGCCGGAACGGTCCTACGACGAGACCTATTCCGGGGGCGACGTCACGATGTTCCGTCGCGGAGTCCGACGGCTCGGCTACTACCCCGACGCGGCGGTTCCGGACGACCCCACAGTCGAGTGGTCTCATCCGATCAACGCCGTCGGCCACACCGCCGCCAAGTCCAGTCCCCGACCCACGCCGGACGGCGAAGGCATCGTGGTCGCGAGCGATACCGGCCGGATGTACGGCTTCGACCTCGACGGCGAGCGACGCTGGACGGCACAGACCGGGGCGACGTATCTCGGGATCCACGGGACGCCGACGATCGTCGAGGGGACGGCTATCGTCGGCGGCTACGACGGCTCGATGTACGCCGTCGACGTCGAGACCGGGGATCGTGTCTGGCGGCTCTCCCGGTCGGCGCTCGATCTCTCCATCGCGATCGGCTCCAGCCCGGCCTACTGGGACGGCGTCCTGTACTTCCAGACCGAGCACAAACACCCCGCCTCCGGGCGGCTGTGGGCCGTCGACGCCGAGACCGGCGAGCCGCTGTGGACCGACGACCGGGACATTGGCGGGATGCCACATCCCTCGCCGGCAATCGATCCGGCGACGGAGCGGCTCGTGGCGGGCTCTAACGACGGGATCGTCTACGCCTGGGCGTTCCCGTCGCTGTCGTTCGAATGGTCGTTCGAGACGGGCGGCGAGGTCAAGGGGACACCGCCGGTCTACGAGGGCAAGACCTACGTCGGCTCCTGGGACGATTCGATCTACTGTCTGGATCTCCTCGACGGGACCGAGCGGTGGTCGTTCGAGACCGACGGGATCGTGATGTCGAACCCCGGCGTCGATCCCGAGCGCGGGGTCGTCTACGTCGGCAGCGGTGACGGGCGCGTCTACGCGCTCGACGCGGCGACGGGCGAGCGACGCTGGTCGACCGGCGTCGGCGGGACGGTGCTCGGATCGCTGACCGTCACGCCCGGGGCGATTCTCGTCGGGTCCTACGACACGAACCTGTACGCGCTCGATCCGGAAACGGGCGCGATTCGCTGGCGTGTCCCGAACCGCGGGCACGTCACCAGCGAACCCGTCCCGCACGACGGGCGGATCTACTACGCCGAACGGGCGGACCTCCGAGACTACTGGAACGACGACCGCGAGACCGAACTCGTCGAGAACGGGCACGTTTACTGTCTCGGACCCGGCGAGTAG
- a CDS encoding cell division protein SepF has translation MGLMSKILGETGSSRQTGDYVELSAEDFETDATEADTTVRIARISDQQDVIDIKDAVYDGDIVIADITRHTTQDQTMEHITDELKQVAGEVGGDIVQKDDDQLIITPSGVAISRERLGR, from the coding sequence ATGGGACTCATGAGCAAAATCCTGGGGGAGACCGGCTCGTCCAGGCAGACCGGCGACTACGTCGAACTCAGCGCCGAGGACTTCGAGACGGACGCGACCGAGGCTGATACAACGGTTCGGATCGCCCGGATCAGCGATCAGCAAGACGTCATCGACATCAAAGACGCCGTCTACGACGGCGATATCGTCATCGCCGACATCACGCGCCACACCACGCAGGACCAGACGATGGAACACATCACGGACGAACTCAAGCAGGTCGCGGGCGAGGTCGGCGGCGACATCGTTCAGAAGGACGACGACCAGTTGATCATCACACCTTCCGGCGTGGCGATCAGTCGAGAGCGGCTCGGCCGGTAG
- the icd gene encoding NADP-dependent isocitrate dehydrogenase, whose amino-acid sequence MNYDYENVEVPTDGEPIEVVDEDADELSIPETPIVPIIHGDGIGKDVGPAAQKVLTAAAQATGHDIAWMRVYAGESGRERYDENLPDDTVNAIDEFRVAIKGPLTTPVGAGFRSLNVALRQTLDFYANVRPTYYLDGVPSPMKAPEEMDMVTFRENTEDVYAGIEWEAGTDEVERVREFVEDEMGFDDVMHEGPIGIGIKPITEKGSKRLVRKAIDYALEHDRDKVTLVHKGNIMKFTEGQFGEWGMEVADEEYPDEEVFAAPDSLWETQDEVNIPEDAVMVEERLADAMLQWMQLRTDEFDVLAMPNLNGDYLSDAAGAQIGGLGIAPGANFGDARVLAEPVHGSAPKRAGQNMANPTAMILSGRLMFDYMGWDDAADLVRDAVEETISSGEVTYDLERQLEDAEKLGTDEYAEAIVANIEKLA is encoded by the coding sequence ATGAACTACGACTACGAGAACGTCGAGGTACCGACCGACGGAGAGCCGATCGAAGTCGTCGACGAGGACGCGGACGAACTCTCGATTCCGGAGACGCCGATTGTTCCCATCATCCACGGGGACGGCATCGGGAAAGACGTGGGACCGGCCGCACAGAAGGTGCTCACGGCCGCGGCCCAGGCCACCGGTCACGACATCGCGTGGATGCGCGTCTACGCCGGCGAGTCCGGACGCGAGCGCTACGACGAGAACCTGCCCGACGATACGGTCAACGCCATCGACGAGTTCCGGGTCGCCATCAAGGGTCCGCTGACGACGCCGGTCGGCGCGGGCTTCCGGTCGCTGAACGTCGCGCTGCGACAGACGCTCGATTTCTACGCCAACGTCCGACCGACCTACTACCTCGACGGCGTCCCCTCACCGATGAAAGCGCCCGAGGAGATGGACATGGTCACCTTCCGGGAAAACACCGAGGACGTCTACGCCGGCATCGAGTGGGAGGCCGGCACCGACGAGGTCGAGCGAGTCCGGGAGTTCGTCGAAGACGAGATGGGATTCGACGACGTGATGCACGAGGGCCCGATCGGCATTGGGATCAAGCCGATCACCGAGAAGGGGTCCAAGCGCCTCGTCCGGAAGGCCATCGACTACGCGCTGGAGCACGACCGCGACAAGGTCACGCTCGTCCACAAGGGCAACATCATGAAGTTCACCGAGGGGCAGTTCGGCGAGTGGGGCATGGAAGTCGCCGACGAGGAGTACCCCGACGAGGAGGTCTTCGCCGCGCCCGACTCCCTGTGGGAGACCCAGGATGAGGTCAACATCCCCGAAGACGCGGTGATGGTCGAAGAACGGCTCGCCGACGCGATGTTGCAGTGGATGCAGCTGCGCACCGACGAGTTCGACGTGCTGGCGATGCCGAACCTCAACGGCGACTACCTCTCCGATGCCGCCGGGGCCCAGATCGGCGGGCTCGGCATCGCGCCCGGCGCGAACTTCGGCGACGCGCGCGTGCTGGCCGAACCGGTCCACGGCTCGGCCCCGAAACGCGCCGGCCAGAACATGGCCAACCCGACTGCGATGATCCTCTCCGGCCGGCTCATGTTCGATTACATGGGCTGGGACGACGCCGCGGACCTCGTCCGGGACGCCGTCGAGGAGACCATCTCCTCGGGTGAGGTCACCTACGACCTCGAACGACAGCTCGAGGACGCCGAGAAACTCGGCACCGACGAGTACGCAGAGGCGATCGTCGCGAACATCGAAAAACTGGCGTAG
- a CDS encoding threonine aldolase family protein: MIDLRSDTVTRPSDEMREAAAGAEVGDDVYGEDPTVNELEARTAEILGKEAAMYVPSGTMGNQIAVRAHTERGQEVLLEEECHTYKWELGGIAQHSQVQARTIDGGDRGVVRPEQVHDGYVEGDDHRPGTGLLVLENTHNARGGTAIAPERIDEAARAAHEHGVSVHLDGARLFNAAAALDVPAARIAREADSVMTCLSKGLGAPVGSMLAGSSEFLERARRIRKLMGGGMRQAGIVAAPGLLALENRDRLHEDHRRARKLAAGLEDAPGLSPLEPETNIVLVETDDPAETTLERLRERGVAGSAFGAHTIRLCTHWDIDDADVETAIEAAASL; this comes from the coding sequence ATGATCGATCTGCGAAGCGACACCGTCACCAGACCCAGCGACGAGATGCGCGAGGCCGCCGCCGGGGCCGAGGTCGGCGACGACGTCTACGGCGAGGACCCGACGGTCAACGAACTCGAAGCGCGAACGGCCGAGATTCTCGGGAAGGAAGCCGCGATGTACGTCCCCTCGGGCACGATGGGCAACCAGATCGCCGTCAGGGCCCACACCGAGCGCGGTCAGGAGGTTCTGCTCGAAGAGGAGTGTCACACCTACAAGTGGGAACTCGGCGGGATCGCCCAGCACAGCCAGGTCCAGGCCCGGACGATCGACGGGGGCGATCGCGGCGTCGTCAGGCCCGAACAGGTCCACGACGGTTACGTCGAAGGCGACGACCACCGACCAGGGACGGGGCTGCTCGTCCTCGAGAACACACACAACGCACGGGGCGGGACGGCGATCGCACCCGAGCGGATCGACGAGGCGGCCCGGGCGGCCCACGAACACGGCGTCTCGGTCCATCTCGACGGCGCACGGCTGTTCAACGCCGCGGCCGCGCTCGACGTTCCTGCCGCCCGAATCGCCCGCGAGGCCGATTCGGTGATGACGTGTCTCTCGAAGGGGCTGGGCGCGCCCGTCGGGTCAATGCTCGCCGGATCCAGCGAGTTCCTCGAGCGTGCCCGCCGGATCCGCAAACTCATGGGCGGCGGCATGCGCCAGGCGGGCATCGTTGCCGCGCCGGGACTGCTCGCGCTGGAGAACCGTGACCGACTGCACGAGGACCATCGTCGGGCACGCAAGCTGGCGGCCGGACTCGAAGACGCTCCCGGCCTGTCGCCGTTAGAGCCCGAAACGAACATCGTCCTCGTCGAGACCGACGACCCCGCGGAGACGACACTCGAACGGCTTCGCGAGCGCGGCGTCGCGGGCTCGGCGTTCGGCGCGCACACGATCAGGCTGTGCACACACTGGGACATCGACGACGCGGACGTCGAGACAGCGATCGAAGCGGCGGCGTCGCTCTAG
- a CDS encoding DUF7859 family protein, with product MVHPLVSVFGFEVDPVLVAIVAVLLGFVFFVYLFLRRTVTGFQEGVEQARRER from the coding sequence ATGGTTCACCCGCTCGTCAGCGTCTTCGGTTTCGAGGTCGATCCGGTGCTCGTTGCGATCGTCGCCGTCCTGCTGGGGTTCGTGTTTTTCGTGTACCTGTTCCTCCGGCGAACCGTCACCGGGTTCCAGGAAGGGGTCGAACAGGCCCGTCGCGAGCGCTAG
- a CDS encoding transcription initiation factor IIB, producing MSESTRTRARSTVESETDEQSDLTCPECGGNLVADDARGETVCDGCGLVVDADEIDRGPEWRAFDSKEKDEKSRVGAPTTNMMHDKGLSTNIDWRDKDAYGNSLSSNQREKMQRLRKWNERFRTRDSKERNLKQALGEIDRMASALGLPENVRETASVIYRRALDEDLLPGRSIEGVSTSAVYAAARQAGVPRSLDEITDVSRVGKDEIARTYRYVVRELGLEVKPADPESYVPRFASDLDLSEEAEHRARELLINAKEQGVHSGKSPVGLAAAAVYAASLLTNEKTTQAAVSEVADISEVTIRNRYHELLEAEQGIAMA from the coding sequence ATGAGTGAGTCAACACGAACGCGAGCACGATCGACAGTAGAATCGGAGACCGACGAACAGAGCGACCTGACCTGCCCGGAGTGTGGCGGGAACCTCGTGGCCGACGACGCGCGCGGCGAGACCGTCTGTGACGGCTGCGGACTGGTCGTCGACGCCGACGAGATCGACCGCGGGCCGGAGTGGCGCGCGTTCGATTCCAAGGAGAAAGACGAGAAGTCCCGCGTCGGCGCGCCGACGACGAACATGATGCACGACAAGGGACTGTCGACGAACATCGACTGGCGCGACAAGGACGCCTACGGTAACTCGCTGTCCTCGAACCAGCGCGAGAAGATGCAGCGCCTGCGCAAATGGAACGAGCGCTTCCGGACCCGCGACTCCAAGGAGCGCAATCTCAAGCAAGCGCTGGGCGAGATCGACCGCATGGCCTCGGCGCTGGGCCTGCCCGAGAACGTCCGCGAGACCGCCAGCGTCATCTACCGACGCGCGCTCGACGAGGACCTGTTGCCCGGCCGTTCGATCGAGGGCGTCTCGACCTCCGCGGTCTACGCCGCCGCTCGACAGGCCGGCGTGCCCCGGTCGCTCGACGAGATTACCGACGTCTCCCGCGTCGGAAAGGACGAGATCGCGCGCACGTACCGGTACGTCGTCCGCGAGCTCGGGCTGGAGGTCAAGCCCGCTGACCCCGAGAGTTACGTGCCCCGCTTCGCCTCGGACCTTGATCTCTCCGAAGAGGCCGAACATCGCGCCCGCGAACTGCTGATCAACGCCAAAGAGCAGGGCGTCCACTCCGGGAAATCCCCCGTCGGACTGGCCGCCGCCGCGGTCTACGCCGCCTCGCTTCTGACCAACGAGAAGACCACCCAGGCCGCCGTCTCGGAGGTCGCAGACATCTCCGAAGTCACGATCCGCAACCGATATCACGAGCTGCTCGAGGCCGAACAGGGCATCGCGATGGCCTGA
- a CDS encoding methyl-accepting chemotaxis protein, which yields MASTDASDLGGAIDELLRASENVSQSSQQISDLAQEQSDNMREVASEVSNLSATVEEVASSANEVKSISQQARQLADDGRDVADEAIEAMEAVDDANEDVSEDVTQLRDRIDEIDEIVEVINDIADQTNMLALNASIEAARAGEAGEGFAVVADEVKSLAEESQQNAAEIESMVADIKHDTESTVESIQDANEQVEAGIEQVDEAVEILKKIDQAVSEAAQGAEEVAEATDDQAASTEEVASMVDETAESAERVADEIEQIAAANEQQAAKVNEIQRMFDR from the coding sequence ATGGCCAGCACCGACGCGTCCGACCTGGGAGGCGCGATCGACGAACTGCTGCGCGCGTCCGAGAACGTCTCACAGAGTTCCCAGCAGATCAGCGATCTCGCCCAGGAGCAGTCGGACAACATGCGCGAGGTCGCGAGCGAGGTGTCGAATCTCAGCGCGACCGTCGAGGAGGTCGCCTCAAGCGCCAACGAGGTGAAGTCGATCAGCCAGCAGGCCCGCCAGCTGGCCGACGACGGCCGGGACGTCGCCGACGAGGCGATCGAGGCGATGGAGGCCGTCGACGACGCCAACGAGGACGTCAGCGAGGACGTCACGCAGCTGCGCGACCGCATCGACGAGATCGACGAGATCGTCGAGGTAATCAACGACATCGCCGACCAGACGAACATGCTGGCGTTGAACGCCTCGATCGAGGCCGCTCGTGCGGGTGAGGCGGGTGAAGGATTCGCCGTCGTCGCCGACGAGGTGAAATCGCTGGCCGAGGAGTCCCAGCAGAACGCCGCGGAGATCGAATCGATGGTCGCGGACATCAAACACGACACCGAGAGCACCGTCGAATCCATTCAGGACGCAAACGAGCAGGTCGAGGCCGGGATCGAACAGGTCGACGAGGCCGTCGAGATCCTCAAGAAGATCGACCAGGCTGTCAGCGAAGCCGCTCAGGGTGCCGAAGAGGTCGCCGAGGCCACCGACGACCAGGCCGCCTCGACCGAGGAAGTCGCCAGTATGGTCGACGAGACCGCCGAGTCCGCCGAACGCGTCGCCGACGAGATCGAGCAGATCGCCGCCGCCAACGAGCAACAGGCCGCCAAGGTCAACGAGATTCAGCGAATGTTCGACCGGTGA
- the rnhB gene encoding ribonuclease HII, with translation MRFGVDEAGKGPVLGSMFAAAVLADPDALPGDVGDSKTVAPARRVEMADEIRTAADRVAVAEITVEEIDDEETDMNTLTVEAHARALSKLLAGRDTGTEVSGFVDAGDTNAVRFGQRLRDRLDADVDLRAEHEADATYRIVGAASVIAKVARDAHVRALSAKYGDIGSGYPSDPATRTFLDDYVETYGELPACARESWQTSKDALAAAAQASLDAFE, from the coding sequence ATGCGTTTCGGCGTCGACGAAGCCGGCAAGGGGCCGGTCCTGGGTTCGATGTTCGCCGCGGCAGTGCTGGCTGACCCCGATGCGCTCCCCGGAGACGTCGGTGACTCCAAGACCGTCGCCCCGGCACGGCGGGTCGAGATGGCCGACGAGATTCGAACGGCTGCTGACCGAGTCGCCGTCGCCGAGATCACAGTCGAGGAGATCGACGACGAGGAGACCGACATGAACACCCTGACCGTCGAGGCCCACGCGAGAGCGCTGTCGAAACTGCTTGCGGGACGGGATACGGGCACGGAGGTCTCGGGGTTCGTCGACGCCGGCGACACCAACGCCGTGCGATTCGGCCAGCGCCTGCGCGACCGACTCGACGCCGACGTCGATCTGCGAGCCGAACACGAGGCCGACGCCACCTACCGGATCGTCGGCGCGGCCAGCGTGATCGCAAAAGTCGCCCGTGACGCCCACGTGCGGGCGCTAAGCGCCAAATACGGCGACATCGGGAGTGGCTATCCGTCCGACCCGGCCACCCGTACGTTTCTGGACGACTACGTCGAGACCTACGGCGAACTCCCTGCGTGTGCGCGCGAGTCCTGGCAGACCAGCAAGGACGCGCTCGCGGCCGCAGCCCAGGCCAGCCTCGACGCCTTCGAGTGA
- a CDS encoding DUF255 domain-containing protein: MDEQPKVEWREWGPEAFAAAEQSGSPVLLSLVAPWSPECAAMDATTYAEPRIAAHVNDGFVPVRVDADRRPRVRDRYAMGGFPSTVFLTPSGQVLTGATYLGIDGFRDILDRVRETWDANGESGGSVPRQLRETDPPGGSLSPRIEERMVEQLLAAYDEEFGGWGTDVKFPLPRTIEFALVRAREQATRTLEAVRTHLLDTYDGGFYRHATERDWSDPRRAKLLDDNAALIRAFAHGYRYTGEEAYREAAERGIEYLTTTLWTDDAPGASGAFAASQAGEARYYRLDATDREDADPPPVDGTAFADRNALAVDALCTYYAYTDDGRSRRFAERALEAVVELIDEDGAVEHFSGAESPRGLLIDQARVLAGLTTVWQVLGDPGPARAVADWTLEHLAADGPLRDGPSGGTGLLDRPLYPFDYAVEFASAALDLAALAEEPAYREHARKTVATYANAADRMGVEAAEYATAVARVLEPRTIRVGPPAGSDLHRAALRLADHEAVVVPGVGGASATVIDGETPVGTAETPAGLESVLTGG, translated from the coding sequence ATGGACGAACAGCCGAAAGTCGAGTGGCGCGAGTGGGGGCCCGAGGCGTTCGCGGCGGCGGAGCAGTCGGGCTCGCCGGTCCTACTGTCGCTCGTCGCGCCGTGGTCGCCCGAGTGTGCGGCGATGGACGCCACCACCTATGCCGAGCCGCGGATCGCCGCCCACGTCAACGACGGGTTCGTCCCCGTCCGGGTCGACGCCGACCGCCGGCCGCGCGTCCGCGACCGGTACGCGATGGGCGGGTTCCCCTCGACGGTCTTTCTGACACCCTCCGGACAGGTACTCACCGGCGCGACGTATCTGGGCATCGACGGCTTCCGCGACATCCTCGATCGCGTTCGCGAGACCTGGGACGCCAACGGCGAGTCCGGTGGCTCGGTCCCGCGCCAGCTCCGGGAGACCGACCCGCCTGGCGGATCGCTGTCGCCACGGATCGAAGAGCGGATGGTCGAACAGCTGCTGGCGGCCTACGACGAGGAGTTCGGCGGCTGGGGGACGGACGTGAAGTTCCCGCTCCCCCGGACGATCGAGTTCGCGCTGGTGCGCGCTCGCGAGCAGGCCACGCGCACGCTCGAGGCCGTCCGGACGCACCTGTTGGACACCTACGACGGGGGGTTCTACCGCCACGCGACCGAGCGCGACTGGTCGGATCCTCGTCGGGCAAAACTGCTCGATGACAACGCGGCGCTGATCCGGGCGTTCGCTCACGGCTATCGCTACACCGGCGAGGAGGCATATCGGGAGGCCGCCGAGCGGGGGATCGAGTACCTGACAACGACGCTGTGGACCGACGACGCACCGGGCGCAAGCGGTGCGTTCGCGGCCAGTCAGGCCGGCGAGGCGCGCTACTATCGACTGGACGCGACTGACCGAGAGGACGCCGATCCGCCGCCGGTCGATGGGACCGCCTTCGCGGACCGCAACGCGCTGGCGGTCGACGCGCTGTGTACCTATTATGCGTACACCGACGACGGCCGCTCGCGACGGTTCGCCGAGCGCGCGCTCGAGGCGGTGGTCGAACTGATCGACGAGGACGGCGCAGTCGAACACTTTTCGGGCGCGGAGAGTCCTCGCGGGCTGCTCATCGATCAGGCTCGCGTCCTCGCCGGGTTGACGACTGTCTGGCAGGTGCTGGGCGACCCCGGGCCGGCCCGGGCAGTCGCCGACTGGACGCTCGAGCACCTCGCGGCGGACGGTCCACTTCGTGACGGTCCGTCCGGCGGGACGGGACTGCTGGATCGACCGCTGTATCCGTTCGATTATGCCGTCGAGTTCGCCAGTGCCGCGCTCGACCTGGCTGCCCTCGCCGAAGAGCCGGCTTACCGGGAGCACGCCCGCAAGACAGTCGCGACCTACGCCAATGCCGCCGATCGGATGGGCGTCGAGGCGGCCGAGTACGCCACGGCCGTCGCCCGCGTGCTGGAGCCGCGGACGATCCGGGTCGGTCCGCCGGCAGGGAGCGATCTCCATCGGGCCGCGTTGCGGCTCGCCGACCACGAGGCCGTCGTCGTTCCCGGCGTCGGTGGCGCGTCGGCGACCGTGATCGACGGCGAGACACCGGTCGGGACTGCCGAAACGCCGGCAGGACTGGAGTCGGTACTGACCGGGGGGTGA
- a CDS encoding FxsA family protein, with protein MLRLIAVLLLIPLLDIMLLLAVAGVIGGLETVLLVVLTALVGMLLARAEGRHTISKIQRKLAQGEPPTDELIDGGLLIAAGAFLLTPGLVTDLVGLLLVVPLTRYPIRLALKKWVITPYVDSKTGGFATGEVYTVGFPGDGERIDFGGRGGDSDTYDVGDDDYDIGGDSTDDNR; from the coding sequence ATGCTTCGGCTGATCGCGGTCCTGCTGCTCATCCCGCTTCTGGACATCATGCTACTGCTCGCGGTCGCGGGCGTCATCGGCGGGCTCGAGACGGTCCTGCTGGTCGTGTTGACCGCGCTCGTCGGAATGTTGCTGGCTCGCGCCGAGGGGCGACACACCATTTCGAAGATCCAGCGCAAGCTCGCGCAGGGCGAGCCACCGACCGACGAGTTGATCGACGGCGGGCTGTTGATCGCCGCGGGCGCGTTCCTGCTGACGCCCGGGCTGGTGACGGACCTGGTCGGCCTGCTGCTGGTCGTGCCGTTGACCCGCTATCCGATCCGTCTGGCGCTGAAAAAGTGGGTCATCACGCCCTACGTCGACAGCAAGACCGGCGGGTTCGCAACCGGAGAGGTCTACACTGTCGGGTTCCCCGGCGACGGCGAGCGGATTGACTTCGGTGGTCGGGGCGGAGACAGCGACACGTACGACGTCGGCGACGACGATTACGACATCGGCGGGGACAGCACAGACGACAACCGCTGA
- a CDS encoding winged helix-turn-helix transcriptional regulator produces the protein MSSDAYTPTAAADETGVTPPRFVDPGEAFDSIQAITGRKWNLRIVYHLLESGPLGFSDLKDALDGVSSKMLSESLSLLEEHRLVCRELVSDQPVRVEYSLTECGAALRPAVNALLWWDAEFDHKVDG, from the coding sequence ATGAGTTCAGACGCGTATACACCGACGGCGGCCGCTGACGAGACGGGTGTGACCCCGCCCCGGTTCGTCGATCCAGGCGAGGCGTTCGATTCCATCCAGGCGATCACCGGCCGGAAATGGAACCTCCGGATCGTGTACCACCTGCTCGAGTCCGGGCCACTGGGGTTCAGCGACCTCAAGGATGCGCTCGACGGCGTCTCGTCGAAGATGCTCTCCGAGAGCCTCTCGTTGCTGGAAGAGCACCGACTCGTCTGCCGGGAGCTCGTCAGCGACCAGCCGGTCCGGGTCGAGTACTCACTTACCGAGTGCGGGGCGGCCCTGCGTCCGGCCGTCAATGCACTCCTCTGGTGGGACGCGGAATTCGATCACAAAGTGGACGGCTAA
- a CDS encoding helix-turn-helix domain-containing protein, which translates to MSQESSGGEVPFRSQAPEDGRLADRPYAIYRCTDCQNVVLSMQDCDGGMTCHGEPMERVEETAMDVEPPDIREVLLDAFGLPKAGLDICLCVIGEGPLSPAEVAAELDYDESTVRTYLNELVDLGLLEKSQLNREGGGFVSVYHSVDLDEMRRETLTGFYVWAGEAASLIEEANLTKAEYLDADHDERLDTVFWERFTDGRDK; encoded by the coding sequence ATGAGCCAGGAGTCATCCGGGGGTGAGGTACCGTTTCGCTCTCAGGCACCCGAAGACGGGCGGCTCGCCGATCGTCCCTATGCCATCTATCGGTGCACGGACTGTCAGAACGTGGTCCTCTCGATGCAGGACTGCGACGGCGGGATGACCTGCCACGGCGAGCCGATGGAGCGGGTCGAGGAAACCGCGATGGACGTCGAGCCACCGGACATTCGAGAAGTCCTGCTCGACGCCTTCGGCCTCCCGAAGGCCGGTCTCGACATCTGTCTGTGTGTCATCGGCGAGGGACCGCTCTCTCCGGCGGAAGTCGCCGCCGAACTGGACTACGACGAGAGCACTGTGCGGACGTATCTCAACGAACTCGTCGATCTCGGTCTGCTCGAGAAGTCCCAGCTCAACCGCGAGGGTGGCGGCTTCGTCTCAGTGTACCACTCCGTCGATCTAGATGAAATGCGCCGGGAGACGCTGACGGGCTTTTACGTCTGGGCCGGCGAGGCCGCATCGCTGATCGAGGAAGCCAATCTCACGAAAGCCGAATACCTCGATGCGGACCACGACGAGCGTCTCGACACCGTGTTCTGGGAACGGTTCACAGACGGACGAGACAAATAA